ATACAAGTACCATTTCTAACTTCTGATTGGGTGTAGGCAGTCTAAAGCCTGCCTCCAAAAGCCAATTACGCCCCAACCAACCTCTAACTTTCGATCCTTCTGTCGCATTCTGCAACTTCTTGTGACAGACATACATTACTGTGTCTGTCAAGTCAGTCAAGTGTAATAAGTAACACAGAGGAAGAAgtataaacagactgtatatgtcctctctctgtcctgtaaTAAGTGAACTTTGAGCTCATGTGTTCTCCTCTCACAGGGAGAAGATGATCTGCAGCATCCTGCTGCTCATCATCCTGACCTCCTGTGTCTCTGGTTAGTTTACAGCTTCACTTTATTATCCACTAACACTAAACAAAGAATCACTAAAGTGTCCACAGAAACATGTGGAGATGGAGTTTAaagttgtcagtgtgtctgctcctcactttccctctctgtctcctcaacaGGAACATTTGTAGTGAATGTGACCCAGACCTCCTATCAGGCAGAGGAGAACCACGACATCACACTGGAGTGGACCTTCACAACCAACCCTCACAGTTCCTCCAACTCTCTTAATATCTTCTGTGAACTGATAACTGATCTCAAGAATCCAGTCCTGTTTCATCTCCATGAAGGAGTTGAGGTCCCAGAGTCTCAGGATGAACAGTTTGCAGGACGAGTCCAGTGGGACAAAGACGTTCTCAGAGAAGGACGACTCAGACTTCATGTGTCCAGACTCAGGACTGAAGACTCGGGACTGTACAAGTGTCAAGTAATCACAAGTCATGGGAGTAACTCTGGTAAATGTTGGCTCAATGTCACTGGTAAGTTGATTCAGAAGAACTGGAGTTTTTCTGTTTGTACTTAAAAAATGAAAGATGGGCGCCGgacagctcagttggtagagcacgcacccatatatagaggtttactcctcgacacagcaggcccgggttcgactccgacctgcggccctttgctacatgtcattcccctctctctcccctttcatgtatccagctgtcctatcaaaataaaggccgaaaatgcccaaaaaattatcttaaaaaaaaaatgaaagatgcAGATTATATAGTCATTTTCACTGAAACAGGTTTCCTTCCTGTCAATCAGCCACATTATATTTTCTGTTCTTTacagcagctgctgatgagCCCAAACCTCAGAGACCAACAGTGAGACCAGAACCAAAGAGTCTGAAAAACATCTGGATCCTCTACGTTagactgacagcagcagcagtgccagCAGCCTCTGTACTGATTCTCTGTCTCTTGTCTTTCAATCCTTGTTTTACTAAATCTACTGTTAATAAAAGAAATCACCCACAGTTTGCAGCTGTACAGATGTCGAGTTTATCAGAGAAAGGAGCCATCAGGACTAACAGAACCCAGTCTGGAGGACCCTCTTTAAATGAGTCGTAAATGAGAACATAAAGTCACAGTCATAAAAGTCACAGTCATAAAAACTAAATCAGACTCCTAGAGTCTGTCCTCCTTCTGTTCTTAGTGTCAGAAAACTATttgatataaaatgtatattattatgttttaaatattgttcatgtaaatatgtaCTACTTGTTTCAGTCTAAATTGTTATTACAGCAGAAATAACTAATATCAGTGTAAATAATGCTTTCATTGAGTGAAGTGTTTGGCAGCTTTTAAATAATCAAGGAATACAACTTGGTGACcttttcttaaataaaaaaaataataaaaatgaccacagcttgtgtgttttcttgttttcttttagGTAGTGTTTCCATTCTTGCTTGATCTTTACcttcaatgtaaaatatttgTAATCCAGAAGAGTCAGAGAAAATAATGTTGCTGCTGAAACATCTGAGATATGATTTGGTTTTTTACTACAACAGAAAAAGCAAATTAGGTGAATCAAATTTGGTAAATTACAGCAAATAAAGatagcacacagaacaatatGGAGACATCttcctgcttcttcttcttcttcttgcatTTCAGTTCCAGAGACATTTAAACCACAATGCAACTGGAGCACCACCTCTTCCATTCATGTGTGTTATTATGCTGAGCTGATAGCATGCAGGTTAACTGTGGAGACTTGATGATCAACTCCTTCAACAAGACCAGCTGACTCCCAGTAAAAAGCTCCCTCTGCTGGTTCATCTTTAACTCCACAGCTTTTCTTTAACCTTTAAAACCCATTCAGTGAGACGACCACACAAGAGTTGTtactgaaaacatgtttattttacagAACTAAAAGAGAAGAGAACTGAAGACAAActgtgatagagagagagaaagagagagagagagagagagagagagagagagagagagagagagagagagagagagagcgagagagagaaataacaattataaaaacttaaaaagGGTGAGTTTAAGTGTTCTGGGGTTGAGTCCTGCAGGTTTGTACATCTAAAATATAACTGTGGATCTCAACACGTTACTGTAAAACGTCTTGTTAAAACAGAGTTGTACCTTTCTAGATTGAAAGTGTTTGTCTCGTCCTGCAGGCTGCAGCTCAGTCTGAACTTTGAACTGCAGGAGACACAACTGGGACCTCTGCAGGACATGAAGAGACATGATGGTCCCACTCAAGTTTCAACACattcacatatatacatacatattactgtttttcttttctttttgacatacttacTGTTCTCAGTATGAAACATACACACCCCTGCTTCATAGTAAGAGTatctgcctctctgtccctcttctCAGACTAAACCTGTTCGAGTCGTGATTCACTCGAATTGACTCACGAATCGCGAGTATCTAGTATCATTAACCCGgttcagttgagtcctactacaattcaatctaaaatgataacagcgccacacacaaacctcttgcaacattagcttcTACTATgctagccatcttagctgcaaaaagctttataacttacaattGCGTAGGCAACAgcaactccacaagtcaacacAAGCgcctgagtgagcagagagacagtcccGACTAGCAGCCGGAAGCTCGCAGACCATGGGATTCACTCAAAAACTCACGAGTCAACGAGGGCTCGTGagttgtcagtgattcatgagttgtcggtgattcatgagttgtcggatgattcatgagttgtcagatgattcatgagttgtcagtgattcatgagttgtcagtgattcatgagttgtcagatgattcatgagttgtcagtgattcatgagttgtcagtgattcatgagttgtcagatgattcatgagttgtcggtgattcatgagttgtcggatgattcatgagttgtcagatgattcatgagttgtcagtgattcatgagttgtcagtgattcatgagttgtcagatgattcatgagttgtcagtgattcatgagttgtcagtgattcatgagttgtcagatgattcatgagttgtcagtgattcatgagttgtcggatgattcatgagttgtcggatgattcatgagttgtcggtgattcatgagttgtcagatgattcatgagttgtcggatgattcatgagttgtcggatgattcatgagttgtcggatgattcatgagttgtcagtgattcatgagttgtcagatgattcatgagttgtcagatgattcatgagttgtcagtgattcatgagttgtcagatgattcatgagttgtcagtgattcatgagttgtcggatgattcatgagttgtcggatgattcatgagttgtcggtgattcatgagttgtctgTGATTCAGCCGCGAATCAGCCGGCTATGTGAGTGGATCTGGTTCAGATgagcgagtgaagtctctcctcgagctcagggtaaagcaaatccacaacaaaagccattctttcacttttgaaaaaaatacaatgttctGCAAATAGCCTaactaggcctactgtaggtttggtgtataaatgtagtatgttaaaatgcaattagggcGAGCAGACAGTCCGTAAGCTCACCTCGCCGacaactcatgttttttttttttgtcttcaaaaaacttacagatacacatacacattgaaaaccttacatgcatacatacatatatgaaAAAGAGGCACATGGaacttacattaaagaggttgtaagtcattgtgaatgttcagagtccggatggctttcttatttgtcagtcctattaaagtttcaaaatataatttcatgttatttttaaatgaatattcagttttctttcagaccattcacatttatggatataacgttttccaaataaaattaaaagattctaaatgaaaacatggcattGTATCCAAAACAAAAGCTTGCCTTGGATGTAGCAtacaatactgactcaagtgactcgcacaacccggatcagtttagtgagtgactcagaataacccgaatcgagtttgccaggcctaTCTCAGACACACCCCCACTTCCCTCTGCAGCTCTATGAAGAGTTATTGTTCTTCTCCACCTGTCCACCAGGTGTCCTCAGACTCTCCTCATCCTGATCACCTGTGTCTCATTACCCAATCACCCTGTCAGCACATATACCAGACCTGGTCCTGGTTGGTCCATTAgcctaactctctctctctctgggagaATAAAACCCAGATCATCAAATGGTCCATTATAATTTTATCATGAGGACTCACTTCACCCAGCAAAAACTTGCCAAATTCTCATGAAGTCACTCCCCCAACTGTTCATTCTGCCCCAGGGTACTGCTGGCACACATAGCATCATATGATGTGGGAATGTACAGCAGTCAATAGATTCTGGTGCTCTGTGTCCTCAGCACTATCAACAGTTGTTGGAAAGAATGTACCTTCTTCCCCTGCATTTCTTTTACTGAATGATGACACAGGATGCTTCTTTCCCATTCCTTTCCGTCATATTATGTCAGCTGGTAAAACAGCTGCAAAGAAATTGGGGGCAACGCGGTGGAAGCATCCACACTCACTTGGTATACCACAATGGTATTTGTCATTAATGGACATTCTGAGTTTAGAGAGTTCTGTGGCCAATATAAATGGTGCAAAACCAGATAATGTTAAGTTGTTAAACGGTATTAGAGAGGGCCTAATTttgtgtgagtttttttttgttgttgtgtggcATCTAACATGTGTGATATGGCGTTAGAGCCTCTTTACACccaaacaggtgttttcagttattctggctgattagactctgttcaggggcctgtttcacaaaagcagaatatataaatccaggataactgataaagcgaggcttgacctagtctaatctgtgcatcgtggcttggtgcgtttcacgaaggccaagccaggctgaggaggagcgactaggtcgagccaggctgaagtaattcagatagatgcgcgtcaacggctttcctcaaaagaccgcaaggtcgatcacagatttactgatgccaaaatggagaatacgcattgtacatactttatacagagtgagcagcagcttcttgtggaagtatgatgatgtgaaacacattttttgtataaaaagaaaagaaacacggccgctgtaatgaaacagcgagagaaagcgtagcagacgatcacggaccgactgaatgcgtaagtagcctaaatatatacattaactgaccactgctctgaactgaaaccgtcataatcattccattcaaggattagactactaatcatttgcacaaattaacagttgtactctttgccttaaaagtaagcagaagataatgttactcaggaaatttaccatgaagatcaattttctacaatgctagagtatgatgcgtaaatatctctttcactctgttcctccctctctctcatgggctaaaatatacatttcctaagtttccatattaacttccactgctcgcttttaatgcaaagtgtacaaccgtttgcttttgcaaatgacaagggACTCATTGAacggtttcagttaagagcagtagttcatcaatgtatatttttagactatcattcagtctgtccgctattatcagccatgctttttctcgcgttttttttaatctttttatagaggacgagtttccttctctacatattatatgccttgctcccttgtggacatagaaaatacactgaagaaattggactctaaaatctataaactataaagataattaagtgataaattccatgcacactgtaaagatgaatggaacagagtatattcatcagttattttccccagcaaaacataaggtcaaaaaccattgaggtgtcctctccctgttgttacatgaatgtacagtagcctacatcactagatagttactggtccagtgaactaggactataatttgggaggattgtacaattaggatgttctttaaattgtacaatcctcccaaattatagtcccagtttactggacaacacaatttgtgtgctaagaatgccaaatacaatgcacatggaagtggatcaaacatgatccttattaatgaatcaactaaattaattcaaggtgcattggtcaactatagaaatgtacagtattgtatgtattgcccttagtaacagacttcatttaaaacacatttgaaattttatcagccttttctaattatcgcaacaactgccataatatattcatcaaacttctaacaacaatatgaacagcagtcttcatacagcaatataacagtaacaatgactgtcacatgaataattattaaaaaaaataatggtcccaactttaaataataacagtacttaaatgaacagcaatatgcacttgttgtattttaatccaggctgataacaatagggtaaaaccactgctcggtgatcagaaaaggctccaggattaaataaatcctggctgttagcctggtcgggagcagactagctgcacagaataaatctccatggtgatttatgtgcctccactttcgtgaaaccgagtcaaggcttaaatcatccaggataactgataaatcccggcttaatcccttatcttggttttgtgaaacaggccccaggttgaaggtgggccggagctttgatgggaacttattaggtcacaaattcTCTATACCAATAAGGATGATAAAGGTGTCATTTGTCCCGCCCTAACATGTGCAACAACACTAACAGTGGACTCAAGGAGATGTCAATCACTCAGtgtaaccacacccacacagtcctggaaaAGGTCCAATAAGCCACAATAACTataacacctgtgtgggtgttcagagccTTTAACACTAGCTGAATGCTATGAAGTGTGTACTGACGTACATTCATGTGTCATGTTTCACCACATACATCTTGAGGCAAGATGGCCGCCAGGGTGCAGCCACAGTGTTTGGCAGGTCCTGTGTGTCTGCCACAAAAGTATATCAAAAACCCTTGGATTTTGCCATGCTTGTCTGGTCTTTTCCTGTCTTTCTACCTCCTCTTGAGTTGAACGTGTCCAAGGAAAATGGATAACTCAACTATCTATCCAGCAAAGAGGAGCCAACATCTTTTGTATGCAAGAATCCTGGATTGTGGATATGCCAGGCCACCCCCAGGTAAACTTGATCAAACAGCATCTAGATCATTCCTTGGGGTTGTGAATCTTTTGATGATAATACTTCTGACTGGTGATGTTGAGCAAAACCCTGGACCTGTTTTAAGTCCTGTGCTACAGCTACAGCTGTTCCCTGGGCTAACACCACCTTTGCTAACTGGGCTACAGCAGTTCCCTGGGCTAATACCACCTCTGCTACCTGGGCTACAGCAGCCTCCTGGGCTAACTCTATCTCTGCTACCTGGGCTACAGCAGCCTCCTGGGCTAACTCTATCTCTGCTACCTGGGCTACAGCAGCCTCCTGGGCTAACTCTATCTCTGCTACCTGGGCTACAGCATTTCTCTGGGCTAATACCACCACTGCTACCTGGATTACAGCAGCTCCCTGGGCAAATACCATCACAGCTACCTGGGCTACAGCAACTCCCTGGGTTAATACCATCTCTGCtatgaatgaaatgttttcAACTCAGTGCATGTCCTTCAGTTAATGTTGATACAGCGTTAAAGTCTAGTTCAGCTACTAAGAAACAAACTCCCATAGCTTACTGAGTTcaagtgacatttaaaaaaaataaataaaataaaatatgctgAATCGTTTCCCAACAATTGTTGCTGCATTAATATGATCTCATTAACCGTTTAGTTCAGTGGTTTATGTGTGGCCTGCCCCCTCTTCTCGTCGTGTTCAGGACCGGCCCTGTCTTGTTCAGTTTATGGTTTAGGCACAAACACAGCGAGCTCTGCAGCAGACCCGTCCACTGCTCTGTGTTCAGGCCTCTCTaaaatagagatgagcagcgcTGCTTTCTGTGGTCAGCGTAGCAGCTTCGGTTGATTATAATGGACAGGCTATAACTGCCCCTGTTAGACAAGGGTGCCCTATTTCACATGAGGATGTATAGGCTGTAGCAGCAGCAACTGAGAAGCTGCTATAGGACAGGTAGGGGGAGGGAATGACCCACAGATTAAAGATAAAGAGGGACATGTGAGGGTAACACACTCTGACTGCTCTTTCTAAGAAGCAGGCAGGACGGGCATTTAGCTGACTTTATTTGAAACATGGTCATGTACATGCATCTTAGGTGTAATTGACATAATCAATACTGGTCATTGCAACCCACCCCAAAaaactattataatttcctttacataaataaagacatttgcaccctAAATTGATGCATTCACCAGAAAGCAGAAAATGAAGCGTATGACGCTtgaaatttcaattttgctcgaAAGTGGGGATCTCAAATCTCTCCctcccaatgttgaacccaaagttatgccCTTGACATGCATTAATGATGGACATCACTCCCTTGTTAAAAATATCTTCCTGTGAGCATGTatagttgtgtgttgtgtgtttagtTATCTTTTATAAGTACATGTACAGACAATAATATAAACCAGTCTTAAAACACAGAGATTGGTTGAGTTtagtatttgtatgtgtttctgtgcatgTAAAAATGTCCATTGTGCTTTcattaaatactgtatgtttgacCAGAGGATTCTGTAGGTATGTGTGAGGAGGAAGAGGTATAAAATGTGGTATGTTATGCACCTTAGTAAATCTTCTTGATCTTTTGATTTTTTAAATACACACTGAGTTGTAGATATTTCTATCAGTAGTTGTATTGACAGATTTCCAACAGAACTAACAAAGCTTCCTTTATTATCGGCTTTAACAAGATTCAAATGAGCTGTAACTAAAACTGGTGCTTATTCAAATCAAAATGTGTCACCCAGCACAGCACACCTGCCTGGTCTGTAAATCTGAGTGTGATCTTATACTTTTGTCTATGTAAGTGAGGACATTTTTGGAAAGTGTGGGCATTTTGTCATGTCCTAGATTAGAGTTAGCGTAAGTGTTGGGGTTAGACACGCAGGTGTGATTATTAGTTATGTATTAGGTCAAGGAGGATCAAGCAGGCAGTCGTCACCGCAGATGTTTGGTTTTCCATTGTAAACATGACGGCAGCTGTGTTGTCTCAGTCTGTGGAGGCTACAGAAACCACACCGAGACAAAGTATACAGAAGCTCATTTTACCATTATCATcctattattataaatatatagacGTATTTGAATTGAACTTGGACATAGAGGTGAAGTGGGGCTGTGATATACAGCCAGTATATTTGGAGGAGATACTCAGACACAGGAGTCCACAGACGGAGGAAGACGGCTACGAAAACCATTAAATATTAAATGGAATCAGCAAAAAACTTAACATTATTGTTCGACATCCCACTACGAgactctgtaccaaatttggcgaagatcaaCCATTAGGGGGTGCTATAATCAACATAGACGTGTTttgccaataactcaatgcatgtaAAAGGAAGAATTGCAATTTCTTTGCCGTAGTAATGGCTATCAACATGAAACTTGTTATGCTTGTTCGTCATGCTACTCTGAGGGTCTGTACCAAATGTggtgaagatcggccattagggggcgctgtAATCAACATAGACACGTTTTGGCCTATAACTCTGTGAATGTAAATGAAAAATTTGTAATTGCAATTTACTACAGGCATTGCAGCACACGCGTTgcaatatttccttctgtttgCATCGCAGCCGTCCCGCTTTGGGTACCGCTTCGCGGGCTCCGTAGGTTGCCAGGGGTGGCTCGTGCCAGGGGGGACTCGgacttggaccccgtcataactgcttgcagttctagttttttATACAACCACCTGCTGGTTGATGTGTAATTTTTCTTTTCCCAGTTACGCGTCACACTCTCGAACCCCCCTGAAAGTTTCACCTGCATGTAGGCGGCAGTACTACTTTTACCTccgtaaaaataaaaataatctttacaaTTCTGATAGGGTTTCCAGCTGGTACTGGGATCCGTGTTGCCTTGCAAACGTGGGATCCCAGCACCCTCGAGCTTAGACCCCTAATTAAAACAGAGCACAGATCTGAGTTGGCTGCAAGCAACAGATCACAAATCACTTTAGCATAGTTTATGTAcagcatttacacacacaaatacatagttttatttatatatatatatatatatatatatatatatatatataatacacagcatataaataaatatgtgcagTATATACAGCATATATTTACTTTTGTCAGTTAATAATATTCAAATggtgtacatgcatgcatgtatatcAGGCCGTATGAAACGT
The sequence above is drawn from the Sander lucioperca isolate FBNREF2018 chromosome 17, SLUC_FBN_1.2, whole genome shotgun sequence genome and encodes:
- the LOC116053096 gene encoding uncharacterized protein LOC116053096 — protein: MICSILLLIILTSCVSGTFVVNVTQTSYQAEENHDITLEWTFTTNPHSSSNSLNIFCELITDLKNPVLFHLHEGVEVPESQDEQFAGRVQWDKDVLREGRLRLHVSRLRTEDSGLYKCQVITSHGSNSGKCWLNVTAAADEPKPQRPTVRPEPKSLKNIWILYVRLTAAAVPAASVLILCLLSFNPCFTKSTVNKRNHPQFAAVQMSSLSEKGAIRTNRTQSGGPSLNES